acacttaggctggccggcatgtgtccttcttcgttcctgtgtctgtcccttcggggaaatgtcacgctttgagtaccggagtcctgttagcccgctacagcccggtttaccggagtcctactagcccagtgctacagcccggacccacttgctgatgaccgacacgttcgaagctgggtcatggatgcctgtccctgtaagtctgtgccactttgggtttacgactagtcatgtcagcccgggctccttatcatatggatgctagcgacactatcatatacgtgagccaaaaggcgcaaacggtcccgggaaaaggtaagacgacacccgtggggataccgtgcgtgaggccgcaaagtgatatgaggtgttaccagctagatcgatgtgacatcgagtcggggtcctgacacccacataaatattttcagttcaaacggacgctgaaaaatgtcgtcgtgaatagtgaaagtgctttttgggatattttatggaaagccaccttttggggctttgccCAAAAGATCTAGGGATGACATGGATGGATTGGGAGGCCCTCATGGGGGCCCCCAAGGGGTGTGGCCGGTCACACTTGGGGCTCCACCTTGGAGCCCCTcttgttccttggtttcactcttatgcccttgaggaaggacttcattcatgtgcattttgggtttttgtgttaaactaccctaccccttgggatttcctataaatagaggtggaggggcagccctccacactcactctttctcacatataagtgccatgcatgatctggcttctctctccctcccagcgaaatagtttcgtagagccgtaaggctgtctgggttccggcaggaactagttctggacggcgaagccctgccggatagatgacaccatatgtgtgcaactctgtagagagatcgtattTTTGGTCTTAGTTCTTGAGTGCCTCCCGAAGCGCTGTCCGTGTGACTGTccaagtttcgaaggtcctcccgaagggctgtctgaGTGACCGTTCGATTTtctaaggtcctcccgaagggctgtcagcGACACCATCTGGGGGGATGTTCGATTgtctcccggagggctgtctgaggagcagatgagggtatacatcctcgcggttgggaggttgaaaatcctagctgcggggatctgcaccgccaatcgtcatcgactctacttcccgctgcgctacgagtcggtaacgaaaaagatcaaaccatgtatgcagtctccatagtggtcctgggctggtgcgtaggtcggaaattttttgttttctgtcaCGTTCCCCTACAGATACTTGTACATCTTTTTGGCCTTGTTTTTCCCGGACATCAAGTTGGATGTTTCTTCACTATATTTTTGAAAATAGACATTCAACTTCTGGAATGTATACTCTACTATTGCTGTCACCGGCAATGCACGGACACCCTTTAGCACCATGTTGAAACACTCAGCCATGTTGATCATGTCACCGTACCTCACTTCATCGTTGTCAAAAGCCCGTGCCCACTTTCCTTTATCGGCAAGATTCCTATTTAGGAAATCTTTGCCACCATTGTTTGCTTTGGCATACACTTTGTCCCACAATTTCTCAAAATTTCTAGTGGTGAATGCGAGACAACAATCATGAAGAAGGTCAGACAATTCCTTGTCTCCACATGCGCGGTAAAAGTTAGACACAAAATGCCTCGTGCACCACCTATGGTGCACACGAGGATGTCCTGGAACGTCAATCTCCACTGCATTGAGTATCCCTGGGTGGCGGTCCTAGATGATGCAAACCTCTCTTTGAGGTCCAATTACCTTGGTCCTCACTAGACTAAgaaaccactcccagttgtcattGTTCTCCGCCGACACCAAAGCGAACGCCAATGGAACCAATTTGTCACCACCATCATTAGCAACGGGGATCAACAATGTGCCATTGAACTGGCCGGTCAGAAATGTGCCATCCACGGACATAACCGTCCTAGAATGCTTGAAGGCCCTAATGCATGGCTCAAAAGTCCAGAATGCACGTCCAAATATTCGAACGGTTGCATCGTTGTATATCCTTGTTCTCACGCCATCTGGCTCCACCATATAGTACATGCTGGGATTTTCTTCCGCCATCACTTTCAACACCATCGTGAGGCGGTTGCATGATTCTTCCCAACCACCATACAATATCTCAAAGGCAGCTTGCTTGgccttccatgccttcccatacttcACCTCGTACCCAAAAACCTCCTTCACCATCTCCATTAAAGCCCGAATGGGATATGTCGGGAGTATCTTTATGGAGGCTGAAAATCGATGTGCAATGAATTTGGAGGTCAATTGACGGTGATCATCCTTTACATTAGCATCATCAATATCCTTGCCACTACATCGATGGTGAAACACAGAACTTGTAACCTTCCAATGTGGCCCGCCTTTGACACATCTTGCACGGATAACCCAAGGGTAATGATTCTTGTGTTCCTCACATTTGAACACATAACGCACTTTCGAGTTTGACTTCTCCACAAAGAATGGCCGATGAAACTTAACCGTGTAGTCCTTGGCCCATATTTGAAGTTCTGCCAAGCTTTCAAAGATTGTTCCTTCACTAACACCATACACACTTGCTTTGGTATCTCGCTTTGAAGTTAACCTTGGTGCAAGAATTTTACTTATGCCACCATCAACAATCGCCTTATCTGCTAGGCTTAGATCACGAAACAATGATGTCTTGTGACTATGGCCTATTACCTTCTTGAAAGCATTGGCTTCTTTAGCCGTCAAACCATCCTCATCTATTTCTTCATCTGGGCCTTCATCCTCCGAGTCCCACGCATAGGACCTATTGTATGGAATCTCATGGTCCATGTCCTCTTCCATGCAATTTGCCTCAACATCACCAACATAATGATCACAAAGATAAGCCTCCGATTCATCACCCTCAAACTCATCACCATCCATGTGCAAGTCTTCATTATCAACTTGGTCATTCCCGACGGGGCTCAAACATTGGGTCATTGGAGGTTGGCTCATTGTTGTGTCATGCACATCCGGAGTGACATGTGTTGAATCTCGAACTAGGCTTCTAACATCATATGAAGATGCACACCGATTCAAATCAATGTGCAACCGAGCATGAAAACCTTTGTGGCAAATAACTCAAATGATTTATCTTGTGAGGCCAACACACTCTCTTTATATGCTTCCCAATGAAACTCGGAGTCAAGAGGCATTATCTTCCAATGAATATATTGCCCATACCCAACATTATACCTTCCGATTAAGTCTACTCCATCGCTTTTTTCCATCCAATTCAACCTTCATCGAAGCTCAACCAAAACCTCCTCAAGGATAGGACTTGTGGGAAACACCATCACTACCGGCTTCTTTTTTGGGTTACCATACTCCGCGTCTCCCTTCTCAAAGGAGACAAAGTCCACATGATGCACATTGACGATCCTTGCCATCTAGAATCATAAACACCAAAATGCATCAACAAGAATAGCAAAATTGGAtgacctagggtttccccaaatCCCCACAATGTGGAGATTTCAACCAACAAAAAGAGGAGGAATGATGGAGAATACCTTGAGGGGTCGAAGGGAAGGATAAATCGCCGATTTGGAGCTCTGATCCAGGAAATTTTATGGGCATTAGGGAGGGGCTTGAGTGGGGCGGCCGGGGTGGAGAAGGGGAAAGTGAGGGTTTGTGGAGGAGAAAGCATGGGGTGCTTTGTTTTGTTGATGCAAGGGGCATGGCGCCGCGGGCAGGGGCGTCATGATCATGAGCATGGTGCCCTGGCCTAGGGCGCCGTGGTGCCATGCCCTACCAACGTGGCAAGTCACCGCTGACCAGTATGGCGCCCTTGACCAGTGCGTTGTGTTAATTGGCATGGTGCCCTGGGTGCAGGAGTCATGTGGTTAGGGCCATTTTATAAAATATTTTCAAAAGAGGCCCATTTGTGCTGAATTTTGGCCAAAAGGCTAGTTTTGTGATTTTTCACGATGGAACGCACTAGCACGTAAGATATGCCAAAGCCTGCTCGCTATCTACGTTGCGCGGATACTTCAAAAAGTGCGCGTATCCAGTCGGATACTGCCCCGATACTCGGATACTGCCCCGATACTTCCCGATACGTATCCCGTAAGTATCCCTCGATATTTTGatattaaaaaaagaaaataatgttTGATACTCCTAGGATACTTCTGCGATACGTTTTGGATACCTGAAACCCCTCGTTCGACGTGAAATCCCCTCAATAATAAAGGCGCCTTTGAAGATTCCCAACATGGGCGTGAGTTTATGTGAGCAAGAGAGAGTCGATGCATTGATTGGAACAGCAAACCTGGTCAAATCTCACGGCCAATTAATAAAAATGGACTAAGTGCAAGAAAAGAAAGGGGTAATCTTATTGAGGCATGCTTTGACCTAGAAGCTCCTTAATTTTTTTTCTTCATATTTGTAATAATTAATATTTAACATCTATATATAAACGTATCCCCGTATCCATGTTTTTAGAAAATTGACGCATAGCGAGGCTTGTCGAGATGCACATGTTTGTCCGCTCGACATGCCTCATTGTGCCATGTCTGGAAGCTGGTACGGAAACAGCCTAGAGTGGCCGCCCGCGTGTGGCCTGCTGGCGTCCGCGCGAGAGGGACTGCGCCCTACTGCACCACACCGTGTCGAGCACCACGAACTGCTCCTGAACTACCTGTGCACGCCATCCCGTTCCCCATTGGCATCTACTCGCCTTCCCCAGCCGCGGTGAAACACGCTGATGGCCTCGCACGGCCTCGCCGAACCACGCGTGGCCTGCAGCCTGCCGCTGCCACCTACTGGGCACTTGATAAATATTGATCAAAATTTAGTCAAATATCAGTCAAAACTTGGTCAAATTTTGGCAGAAATTTTTGAAAATGGCTGAATTTCGTCCATCTCGGCCTAGTCATACCATGGGTGTATATCCATACCCTACCTATCGCGTACCATCATGTTCATGCTCATgtccatgggtatccatgtccgATGGATACCCATCGAGCAGATCAACACAACATTGATGGTGATTACTTAATTGCTAGTCCACATGTGGTGGAGGCGCCAACCATCAAGATATTTTTATGGTTGGGTAATTAGTAATTGGGAGAAGAATGGGAGTGGGGTACAGAATGAGGAGCGCCAGGTGGACAAGCAGGACAATGACGACGATGACAATTTCTAGGATGAACCAAAACAGATTTCAGCAGTatctggagctgagaggcaaaacagaTTTCTGGTTTTGTCATTATTTTATATCATACAAGATACAACTGTGTACTTTGACCTGTGTTTTAGCTTTATAAAACAGGACAAGAACATGTTTCATGGACGCCCACAAAAAATGGCGAAGCATGGGCCACGCAAACAAGTCTGGTGTGGTCTcggcccttgccggcgggaggACTCATTTTTTGGGTACTTTttcaagttttgttagggttttgtgTCCTACCCAGAAAGACAAGACAATGAcgcttcttgaagatggaataaggttcttccgTCCTAGCACATGTCcaggtggtgcgtctagcatcgtcggagagcgtgtggaggtgtgtctccagcggatctcgcgggattcggtcgGTGGTTGTCATTGGTGGATCTGATTGGATCCGGTTTTTGTTCGTCTTTGTTCATGtgacttcaggttggatccttccaatCTAAGCTTATCTTCATCGGcggtggttgctgttctggtgcattGGTCTTATGGGGCCTTAGCATGACGGCTTACTTAATGTCtagtacaacaagttgtgcccggcttcGGCAAGGGAGAGgcaatgacggcggcgcgccttcggcttgctatagtgcttgtagttgtcgctaggtgttcaacgaatctggatgtaattctTATTATTTCTTGTCTTCGCTTTGCTgcaatgattgaagatgaatagattgagagTTTCTCGGAAAAAAAGTATGATGTGGTCTCCTTGGGCTGACACCGGGCTCCACAGTACGAGTGTGTGAGGGCGAACCACAGCGCAGCAGATGGGGGATAACGATGCCAGGGCCACCAAGATATTTTCGTCACCAATAATTGACCCCTTGTAGTACTCTTCCAGTCGAGCAGGATTTTGGGTGTCCATTCGGCCGACTCAGATCTATTTTGCCTTCCCCTTTCCTCTCTCTCTGATCCATCTACCCCCGTTGGCTTTGACTTCATGGCTAAGGTGATTATAGCTGAGAACGCTTGCTGATTTGTAGTTGTTGCATGCCCTCTACATGCTGATTTGCAGGCCTCGGTTGCTCATCTCCTCTGTTCTCTAAGGAAGGATTGCAAGACCTTGATCATCTCGTTTTGTTCTCTGACGATTGCAGAAGATCGTGCTGAAGGTCGAGCTGAAAGACGACAGGCAGAAGAGGAAGGCGATCAAAGCACTCTGTACTCTCCATGGTGCTACTACTACTTCTCTTCTTTCTAGTTTTGCTTGTGAATCCGTTTCTGACGTGGACAACAACGGGCCTCAGGTATCGATCAGATTGGTGTGGACACCAAGCATGGGAAAATCACGGTCATCGGGGTGGTTAATCCCGTCGATGTCGTGGCCAGGCTGCGAAAGAAGTTGTTTCTGAAGGTTCAGATCGTCGCCGTCGGGCCCGCCAAGGAGACGTACGAATTTACATTCGAGTTCTTGAACCGTATCACAAACAATTTCTCCGAGGAGTGCATCATTGGTCGTGGTGGTCATGGAGTTGTTTACAAGGTACTGTatgattactactccctccgtcccataacacTATTGTAGTgtgaaaaacactcttatattatgggacggagggagtacttagcatCTTTTGTTTTCTGTGTCATCGGTAAGTTCACCTATGTCTAGGATCCTAATCAAGTCATGCATTCTCTCTAAAACTTACCATATCTGCATCAGAGATCCAACTTCCGCAGAACATCTTTGTGATGGAGGTTCTCAGGCACCCCATATGTTTTGGGCCATATAGAAAAAAGCATATAAAGGCTGCAAACTGGTTATCACTTGCAATCTTGATCACAGTACTGCTTCCTTTCAATCCAAAGGGACAATCATTCACCTCTTCAAGCTTTAAAGCCGATGCAAACTTGATCATGAAAGATCTATGTCCATTACCTCTCCTAAAATCTTTTGTCAAGAGCTTAGCAGTAATTTCTCCTTCCAGAACAGGCACTAAACCCCACAAGTCCTTCCTGCTTGTGCCTCCATTACTTGCAATCCTTCTGCATAACAACCAACTAACTTAGCAGCTGGACTAGCTCTTGTAAGCATTGCACGCTTCTCTGACACACGAGTGTCCTTTGCACAATTGATACAGAATAGCACCTCCTTATAGTCCTTCACCAGGTGCCCTGGTTTCAAGAATCTGTAACATCCGGCAGCACCTTTAGTTCGACTAGACTCGGCTAGATCTCTAGCCACAACATTACTGTTACCTGCACCTCTAGGCGCCGCCGCCCTCGACTGAACTTGAGGCAGAGCCTGACCACCCGCATGAAAACTTCCTGATGAATCTGAATTCTATCCCAAAGCCTGCCCTACTGACACAACTGCCATGTCTTGCTGAAAAAGTGAAAATAGCCCAGAACATGATCATCACAACCAATCTGACCCCCCTATCCCCATCATCGGGTGCTGGAACTGACCACCAAACTGCGGTTGTTGCTGATGCTGCCATGTTGGTGGAGGGACAGGGACGGCCTTGCGATTTTAGGGATCCATCTTGATTCACAAACTGACTCCTAGTGCAGCATCCATGTTAAGTCATGTTACCCTAAACAGAATAATTGTTGGATTGTATCGATGATTAATCAAGTCCATCAGATCTTCACAGTTAGGACCAACGAATGGTCATTTCCTTTCGTTAAAAGAGATACATCACTTGGTGAAATCACGTCTCTTTGTAGAAAGACACGCCCCTTGGTGACCGTTCATAAAAAGATGAATGCCTTGGTGAAAAGACGTCTCTTCGTGGAATGACACGCCCCTTGATAAATTGTTATTTCTTTGCGGACAGACATAGTAGAAAAAAATGACCACAACAATTGTAACAATAACAAGTTACAAAATTCGGTTTGTACCTTCCCAAAAGATGCGACCATCAAAATTGTCTGAATTGTGCCAGAACACTAATGTACCAAAATTTAACATTTCAATTTGTTCATGCACAATTAAAGTTTGCAGATCCATGCTTAAAAATTATACAAAAAAATACTTACATAAATATCTCAACGTAAACTAACTGAAAACATCAAATAATACCCACAGCAAAGCGCGGGCTTTACACTAGTTCCTTTTGATTCCCTTGGATCGAGTCCATATAGCTGCGTGTGTAGTAGAGGTATAAGCCCAGCCGAGTCCGAAAGTCCACCTCAGCCTGTATGGCCTGGCTCACAGTTTTGAGCTAGTTCCACTACCCGCTCTCGAGCTTGGCGCACCCCATCCATGGCATGCCCTAGAGATCGATCCCCATCGTTGTCATCCTAAACCTACAACCCCCACAGCATAACATCCCCTTACCTGTGGTCCAGCAGAAATCGCACTCAGCTCCGATCCTTTCTCTAGAGATTGGTCTGATCTCACCGCTCGCAGCACCGGCACACCCAAGCGAAGACGTCCTCGGCAATACGAGACCATGTTCCCCTTCAGCGACGACACCACACCACCAACGCCAAATCATGTCCGCCACTAGCACATCGTTGCACTCCCTTGCGGGCTTGCGGCTCCCAACCGTTGGTGCCATTGAGTTCTCTTGGGATCTCCGACACGATCACGATCATGAACAGAAGCCCCACAGGAGAAATCTAACTATCGTTCATGAGACATCTCCTGATGGCGATCCTACCCCGGCTCCCATGCAACACAAAACTTCCTACGATCAACTTACCTGAGATGTAGAGGTGGAAGAGGCGAAGAACCGACTTGATCCATTAATTTATATTATTCATAATATTAAATGCATAACCAACAGCACCATATGTTAGCACATAGTGACTTAATATATATGTTTTAACAGGGAGAACAGGACAATGGGGAATGCATTGCTGTGAAGAAGTTTCATCTCATGCGGGGACTTGACAACGAGAAATTTAAAAATGAGTTTAATAATCTTATGAGGGTCCGACATCGAAATACCGTACGGTTAGTTGGTTACTGCCATCATACAGAACAAGTGCTTGTTGAGCACAATGGAGAACATGTTTCTGCTAGAGTGGAAGAAAGAGCCTTATGCTCTGAATACTTGCCAGGAGGAAGCCTTGACACACATCTTTCTAGTATGATTATGCTCTACTTACACTATATTTTTTTCATGTAAGAACAATGATCCCTAAACTTTACATCTTGGTAATACACATTTTGCTTACTTCTATAGATGAATCATGTGCACTTGATTGGCACATATGTTACAACATAATTAAGGGATTATGTGAGGGTTTACATTACCTTCACGAAGGACTCGAGTATCCTATATACCATCTGGAATTAAGACCTACAAAAATTTTGCTGGATAAGGACATGATGCCAAAAATTGGGGGTTTTGGTTTCTCTAGACATTCAACAGAAACCTTCAACACATCAGAAGTCATGGGAACAAGGTATGGTAACAACCATGAGAAGTAATCGGATTCTTTCATGAACTTTTTGTGAAAATAAATTCCTTTTGTATTACACAGTGTATACATGCCACCAGAATACATCAGTAAACGACAAATTACACCAAAGTTTGATGTATTCAGTCTGGGCGTTATAATATTGCAAATAATGGCAGGAAAGCAGAGCTACATCAAATGTGCAGATATTCCTCCTGAAGAATTTATTGAGCTTGTAAGACAAAACTCTCATATTGTGGAATCCTTTTTCCACTAATATTAGGTTGTGCCATACATCTAAGCATGCATGCCAAGGAATTGTGTTTCAATTCTGCAGGTATATGGATTATGGGTAAATAGGCTGCAGGACACAATATCGAAGCGTACTTCACGTGAAGTTAGAACATGCATCGGAATAGCTCTAAAATGCGTGGAGTTCAATCTGATGAAGAGGCCTAGTATAAATGAGATCATACAAGAACTGAATAAGGTTGATATTGTTGAGTGGTCATTCGAGTTCTTAGAACTCATTACAAATGGTTTTTCTGAGCAGAACATAGTTGGCCGTGGCGGATATGGAGTTATTTACAAGGTATAGTTATTACACTTCTAACTTTCAAATTAGGCCATCGATTAACAACAAGAATGATGTGACATAAAATCTGAGATTTTAACAGGGTGTGTTGGAGAATGGAGAAGAGATTGCTGTTAAGAAACTTCATCCGGTGTTGTGGATTGATGATGAGCAGTTTGAGAATGAGCTTAATATTCTAATGAGGGTCAAACACAAAAATATCATACAGTTAGTTGGCTACTGCCACCATACATCCCAGATAGTTGCCGAGTACAAAGGAGAACATGTTTCTGCTAGTGTGGTAGAAAGAGCGATTTGTTTGGAATACATGCAGGGTGGAAGTCTTGCCGATCACCTTTCGGGTATGATTATGCTCTACTTCTACTAAACTATATTTGAATTTTCTACAACATAATTAACTACATAAGGGGGTAAATATGGTCTATTTACTCATCCTTGGATCCATCCATATGATTCATTCTTGCGCTAGCTCTTTAGCTAGCAACCAACAAGAGATGAGATAAGAGGTTAGGGTTGAGGTAGATAACAGAACCATTTTTTTTGGTAGCATCTAGGAGTAAAATTCAGGCGGTACGGCGGACTATGTTTTATAGAAAACAAACTTGATAGTACTAATCTACCTTCTATTTAATACTAACATGTTTTTTATTTACTTCTGCAGATGAACCTTGCAGACTTGATTGGGACAAATGCTACAAAATAATAAAAGAAATTTGTGAAGGTTTACATTACCTTCATAATGTTGATGCTCCCATTTACCATCTGGACTTAAAACCTGCCAATATTTTGTTGGATAAGGATATGGTAGCAAAACTTGGTGATTTTGGTTTGTCAAGATTATTTCATTCGATGCAAACCTATATCACAGAATCCCAAGATATGAAAGGAACACGGTAAGTTAATAACTCAGAAGTAATTAATAAACTTCTTTtctcaaacttatagaaaaataatTGCATTTGATGAAGTGCAGTGGATATATGCCACCAGAATACATCAATAGACAACAAATCAGTCCGAAGTTTGACGTATTCAGTCTCGGGGTCATCATCATACAAATAATGGCAGGAAAGGATGGCTACTTCAACTGTGCAGACACACCTCCGAAAGAATTTATTAAGCATGTAAGGAAAAAGATCCGATGTCTAGTTCCACTACCCGCTCAATTCTTCTCCCTATTTTATTGCGGCTTACCCCTATTCGTGCATGCCTCTTTTggcattatgtttcaattattcAGGTATGTGAAAACTGGCGAATGAGGCTGCAAGCAATGATGCCGTCCCATGTATCTGAAGAAGTGAGGGCATGCATCGAAATAGCATTAAAATGTGTGGAGGACGACCGGACCAGAAGGCCTACTATAGCCCAGATTGTCAATGAACTAAGTAACATTGGTATTGCTAAAAGTAAACCCATATGTCAGGTACATATTCTTTGCTCCTGCGGACCATCTTTTTTCACTATGATTGGCCTTACGTCTTTCATCATCCTACTTTAATTCATATGTTCCCTGCCATAACCTGAAATTATCAACATGTGCACTTGCACCGAAGGAATTTTAAAGCAAATTTATACTATTCAAATAATATAAAATTTTGTAGGAAAAACATTTAGTATTTTGTTTGGAAACATAGTTCTTTGAGAAATATAGTATTCTTCGCGAGCTACTTTTTCCAGCCCGCAGCAGCATGTCTTCACCAAACCCCTGTAGCAGCCGCCATGAATGCAACAAGGAGGAGGCCATGTAAATTACCTGCATCGAGTTAGAAACATTTTTATTGTCTTACAATACCTTAGCATATGGAAGTTGGCCTCACGATTGCTTTTGCTATGCCTAAAAGCCAGTTAGGGAACATATCCTCAATGATAGTAGGGGTTATGTGGTTGGTCGAGTGCACTGATTACTTCCACAGACTAAATATAAGATATCAGCAGTTAAGCCTTTAGAGCTTCATTCTCAGGAACTGCAGGAGAAAGTCTTATCGTAGGGTTTTGGGTGTCTATGTAAAAATAACATCGTTCAACTTTTTTTAATGAAGCTCGTGCATTGTCCCATGTATACCTAAGAAACATAAGGCGTGTGCGCGCGCGCGTATGGATTCATGCATGATTTAACCGCTCCTTTCTCTGGATGCAGTGGGCAAACAAGCTGTCTGCGTTGAAGACCTTTCTCACTTCAAGCATTGGCTGTTCCTCTTAGTcgcagcagttgccatattttacgcATGGTCTCAATACGCCCCAGGTGTCGACGCATCGTAGCTGAACAGGATTGCGTGTATCGACGCATCGTAACCGAACAGGATTGCTTGTATCAACACACAAGTCCGTTGGCTTCAATTAATGTGCGCAGATCTTCGAATTCTGTAGATTCATGGTGCCGAGGTATTACAAGGAGAACATGCACATCAGCGCTTGAAGTACATACTCAATGCCTTCATCTTGTCACCCTCAAAAAGGGGACGACAGAGAGAATAGTTTGTAAAGGAGTGTTGTTAGTGATTTCTGTATTAGTTTCTGCTGTGAAGAAAGCAAATGGCTATCTTCAGAACCAGTAGAGTGCTAGGGGTATCTACATAGTCTGCTGGTTGGCATGAAGTGTAGAGAAGTTCTCTTTTGGAAAGGTATAGGGACAAACAAAATGCCACCTGTGGGAAAACGCGCGTCGACTATTGCACGAAGCACAGaccgagaaagaaaaagaaaagcctAATAAACTAGCAATCTAGTTTACAGGGGAACATTGTTAACTGTTAACTGAGGACATTCGTGGTAATTTGGTACACTTTGGGGATTTTCTGGGATCGAGGAAAGACAGTGAAAGAAGGAAGTGTTGGTTAAACTAATCGTACTCTCTGCTTATTTCTTTGCTGTAACATTTATCTGTAAAAAAGTGTATGCCAGACC
This portion of the Triticum dicoccoides isolate Atlit2015 ecotype Zavitan chromosome 7A, WEW_v2.0, whole genome shotgun sequence genome encodes:
- the LOC119329737 gene encoding cysteine-rich receptor-like protein kinase 29, with the protein product MAKKIVLKVELKDDRQKRKAIKALCTLHGIDQIGVDTKHGKITVIGVVNPVDVVARLRKKLFLKVQIVAVGPAKETYEFTFEFLNRITNNFSEECIIGRGGHGVVYKGEQDNGECIAVKKFHLMRGLDNEKFKNEFNNLMRVRHRNTVRLVGYCHHTEQVLVEHNGEHVSARVEERALCSEYLPGGSLDTHLSNESCALDWHICYNIIKGLCEGLHYLHEGLEYPIYHLELRPTKILLDKDMMPKIGGFGFSRHSTETFNTSEVMGTSVYMPPEYISKRQITPKFDVFSLGVIILQIMAGKQSYIKCADIPPEEFIELVYGLWVNRLQDTISKRTSREVRTCIGIALKCVEFNLMKRPSINEIIQELNKVDIVEWSFEFLELITNGFSEQNIVGRGGYGVIYKGVLENGEEIAVKKLHPVLWIDDEQFENELNILMRVKHKNIIQLVGYCHHTSQIVAEYKGEHVSASVVERAICLEYMQGGSLADHLSDEPCRLDWDKCYKIIKEICEGLHYLHNVDAPIYHLDLKPANILLDKDMVAKLGDFGLSRLFHSMQTYITESQDMKGTRGYMPPEYINRQQISPKFDVFSLGVIIIQIMAGKDGYFNCADTPPKEFIKHVCENWRMRLQAMMPSHVSEEVRACIEIALKCVEDDRTRRPTIAQIVNELSNIGIAKSKPICQWANKLSALKTFLTSSIGCSS